A section of the Pseudomonas tritici genome encodes:
- a CDS encoding NAD-dependent epimerase/dehydratase family protein yields the protein MSKRVLITGGAGFIGSHLVDGLLAKGYSVRVLDNLSTGKRSNLPLDDPRVELLEGNVADAELVARAAVGAAAVVHLAAVASVQASVDDPVSTHQSNFVGTLNVCEAMRKVGVKRVVYASSAAVYGNNGEGASIDEETTKAPLTPYASDKLAGEYYFDFYRRQHGLEPVIFRFFNIFGPRQDPSSPYSGVISIFSERVQQGVPIAVFGDGEQTRDFMYVEDLVDVLVQAVEAPAAPLGAINVGWNRTTTLRQVLQALEEIVGKLPTVTYGPARSGDIRHSRANNQRLLASFTLPEPTPLKAGLERLLKG from the coding sequence ATGAGTAAACGGGTACTGATCACCGGTGGTGCAGGCTTTATCGGCTCGCACCTGGTCGATGGGCTGCTCGCTAAAGGCTACAGCGTGCGGGTGCTGGATAACCTCTCCACCGGCAAGCGCAGCAACCTGCCGTTGGACGATCCGCGCGTCGAACTGCTGGAAGGTAATGTGGCCGATGCCGAGCTGGTGGCGCGTGCCGCTGTCGGCGCGGCAGCGGTGGTGCACCTGGCGGCGGTGGCCTCGGTGCAGGCATCGGTGGATGATCCGGTCAGCACGCACCAGAGCAACTTTGTCGGCACCTTGAATGTCTGCGAAGCCATGCGCAAGGTTGGCGTCAAGCGTGTGGTGTATGCCTCCAGCGCTGCCGTCTATGGCAACAATGGCGAGGGTGCTTCGATTGATGAAGAAACCACCAAGGCGCCGTTGACGCCTTATGCGTCCGACAAATTGGCCGGTGAGTATTACTTCGACTTCTACCGCCGCCAGCATGGCCTGGAGCCGGTGATTTTCCGCTTCTTCAATATCTTCGGGCCGCGCCAGGATCCGTCATCGCCGTATTCGGGCGTGATCAGTATCTTCAGCGAGCGCGTACAGCAAGGCGTGCCGATTGCCGTGTTTGGCGATGGCGAGCAAACCCGTGACTTCATGTACGTGGAAGACCTGGTGGACGTATTGGTCCAGGCCGTAGAAGCGCCCGCCGCACCTTTGGGCGCAATCAACGTGGGTTGGAACCGCACCACCACCCTCAGGCAAGTGCTGCAAGCCCTGGAAGAAATAGTCGGCAAGTTGCCAACAGTGACTTACGGGCCGGCGCGTTCCGGGGATATCCGGCATTCGCGGGCGAACAACCAGCGGTTGTTAGCGAGCTTCACACTGCCGGAGCCTACCCCGTTGAAGGCTGGCCTGGAGCGCTTGCTCAAAGGCTGA
- a CDS encoding sulfotransferase family 2 domain-containing protein, whose protein sequence is MLQRLFWKLLPKPQRVFLLGRLSVVDRQAVNKSLSGVTALPPAFERHNCVFIHVPKCAGSSVCSALLDGRWPGHLPYYWYQQQFPEHCQRSFKFAFVRDPLERAYSAYTYLRSNHMGPRDLQAQALVCSYRDFDQFVAHWLCPENLRRQLHFAPQTDFLVDHIGQMAMDFLGRQESLEQDFQQLCERLGVTSSLPHLNVSLGRRSEPVRDFCTLRTRRLVRRAYQRDYEVLGYE, encoded by the coding sequence ATGTTGCAACGTCTGTTCTGGAAACTGCTTCCCAAACCCCAAAGGGTGTTTTTGCTGGGACGTTTGTCAGTGGTGGATCGCCAGGCGGTGAACAAATCGTTGTCTGGGGTGACGGCACTTCCGCCTGCTTTCGAACGACACAACTGCGTGTTTATCCATGTGCCCAAATGCGCCGGCAGCAGCGTCTGTTCGGCGTTGCTCGATGGGCGCTGGCCAGGGCATTTGCCGTATTACTGGTATCAGCAACAGTTCCCCGAACATTGCCAACGCAGTTTCAAATTTGCCTTTGTGCGTGATCCGCTGGAGCGCGCCTACTCGGCCTACACCTACTTGCGCAGCAACCACATGGGCCCTCGCGACCTGCAGGCACAGGCACTGGTGTGCAGCTACCGCGACTTTGACCAATTCGTCGCCCACTGGTTGTGCCCGGAAAACCTGCGCCGCCAGCTGCACTTTGCTCCCCAGACCGACTTCCTGGTCGATCACATCGGGCAAATGGCCATGGATTTCCTGGGTCGCCAAGAGTCCCTGGAGCAAGACTTCCAGCAGCTGTGCGAGCGCCTCGGCGTAACGTCTTCGCTGCCCCATCTCAATGTTTCACTCGGGCGGCGCAGCGAGCCGGTCAGGGACTTCTGCACCCTGCGTACGCGGCGCCTGGTCCGGCGTGCCTATCAACGTGACTACGAGGTCCTGGGTTATGAATAG
- the msbA gene encoding lipid A export permease/ATP-binding protein MsbA translates to MSDAPPKADQESSLKIYFRLLGYVKPYIGMFMLSILGFVIFASTQPMLAGILKYFVDGLSNPDVVFLPKIPLFKDLKLLMAVPLLIILIAAWQGLGSFLGNYYLAKVSLGLVHDLRVQLFNKLLVLPNRYFDTHNSGHLISRITFNVTMVTGAATDAIKVVIREGLTVVFLFGYLLWMNWKLTLVMLAILPLIAIMVGSTSKKFRKQSKKIQVAMGDVTHVASETIQGYRVVRSFGGESYEERRFAAASQSNTDKQLRMNKTGAVYTPMLQLVIYTAMATLMFLVLLLRGDATAGDLVAYITAAGLLPKPIRQLSEVSSTIQKGVAGAESIFEQLDEEPEVDSGTVERDRVSGRLDVRNLSFTYPGAEREVLKNISFTAEPGQMIALVGRSGSGKSTLASLIPRFYHHETGEILLDEVEIEDYRLRNLRRHVAQVTQHVTLFNDTVANNIAYGDLADAPRADIEKAAADAYAMDFIAELPKGLDTEVGENGVLLSGGQRQRLAIARALLKNAPLLILDEATSALDTESERHIQAALDKVMKGRTTLVIAHRLSTIEKADMILVMDHGEIVERGTHVELLALGGYYSRLHAMGLDEPITANIT, encoded by the coding sequence ATGAGTGACGCACCGCCCAAAGCGGACCAGGAATCCAGCCTGAAAATTTACTTCAGGCTGCTGGGCTATGTGAAACCGTACATCGGCATGTTCATGCTGAGTATCTTGGGCTTCGTGATCTTTGCTTCCACCCAGCCGATGCTCGCCGGGATCCTCAAGTACTTTGTGGATGGCTTGAGCAATCCCGACGTGGTGTTCCTGCCCAAGATCCCGCTGTTCAAGGACCTCAAGCTGCTGATGGCCGTGCCGCTGCTGATCATCCTGATCGCCGCGTGGCAAGGCCTTGGCTCTTTCCTCGGCAACTACTACCTGGCCAAGGTCTCCCTTGGCCTGGTGCATGACCTGCGCGTCCAGCTGTTCAACAAACTGTTGGTACTGCCGAATCGCTATTTTGATACGCATAACTCCGGGCACCTGATTTCCCGCATCACCTTCAACGTGACCATGGTCACCGGCGCCGCCACGGATGCGATCAAGGTCGTGATCCGTGAAGGTCTGACGGTGGTGTTCCTGTTCGGTTACCTGCTGTGGATGAACTGGAAGCTGACCCTGGTGATGCTGGCGATCCTGCCGCTGATCGCCATTATGGTCGGCAGCACCAGCAAGAAATTCCGCAAGCAGAGCAAGAAGATCCAAGTGGCAATGGGCGATGTCACCCACGTGGCCTCGGAGACCATCCAGGGTTACCGCGTGGTGCGCAGTTTCGGTGGCGAAAGCTACGAGGAACGCCGTTTTGCCGCCGCCAGCCAAAGCAACACCGACAAACAGCTGCGCATGAACAAGACCGGCGCGGTCTACACGCCGATGCTGCAACTAGTGATCTACACGGCCATGGCCACCTTGATGTTCCTGGTGCTGTTGCTGCGCGGCGACGCCACGGCGGGTGACCTGGTGGCCTACATCACCGCTGCGGGCCTGCTGCCCAAGCCGATCCGTCAGTTGTCGGAAGTCAGCTCGACGATCCAGAAAGGCGTCGCCGGTGCCGAAAGCATCTTCGAACAGCTCGATGAAGAGCCGGAAGTCGACAGCGGCACCGTGGAGCGTGATCGCGTCAGCGGTCGCCTGGACGTGCGCAACCTGAGCTTCACCTATCCGGGTGCTGAGCGCGAAGTGCTGAAGAACATCAGCTTCACGGCGGAACCTGGGCAGATGATTGCGCTGGTAGGGCGCTCAGGCAGTGGCAAGTCCACGCTGGCCAGCCTGATTCCGCGGTTTTACCACCACGAAACCGGCGAAATCCTGCTGGATGAGGTGGAGATCGAAGACTACCGCCTGCGCAACCTGCGCCGGCATGTGGCCCAAGTGACCCAGCACGTCACCCTGTTCAACGATACCGTGGCCAATAACATCGCCTACGGCGACCTGGCGGATGCACCGCGTGCCGACATCGAAAAAGCCGCCGCCGATGCCTATGCCATGGACTTCATCGCCGAACTGCCCAAAGGCCTGGACACCGAAGTCGGTGAAAACGGCGTGCTGCTCTCCGGCGGCCAGCGTCAGCGCTTGGCCATCGCCCGCGCCCTGCTGAAAAATGCCCCGTTGCTGATCCTGGACGAAGCGACTTCGGCGCTCGACACCGAGTCCGAACGCCACATTCAGGCTGCGCTGGACAAAGTCATGAAGGGCCGCACCACCCTGGTTATCGCGCACCGACTGTCCACCATCGAGAAAGCCGACATGATTCTGGTGATGGACCACGGTGAAATTGTCGAGCGGGGTACACATGTGGAACTGCTGGCCCTGGGCGGCTATTACTCGCGCCTGCACGCCATGGGCCTGGATGAGCCCATCACGGCTAACATCACCTGA
- the cysC gene encoding adenylyl-sulfate kinase — MNSPSLSRGSASIRPFALSLSAAARAALKHQQPCCLWLTGLSGAGKSTLANALEVQLNEQGRHTFVLDGDNLRTGLCNDLGMSDAARKENIRRIGEVARLMVDAGLIVIVSAISPFSADRATAKALFGPGQFFEVYISTPFDVCARRDPKGLYRAALDGRIKAFTGLDSPYEAPLAADCEVNTDEVELADAVDHILAALFKK; from the coding sequence ATGAATAGTCCGTCGCTCTCCCGTGGCTCTGCCTCCATTCGCCCCTTTGCCTTGTCGTTGTCGGCCGCCGCGCGCGCCGCGCTCAAGCACCAGCAGCCTTGCTGCCTGTGGCTGACAGGGTTGTCCGGGGCCGGCAAGTCGACCCTGGCCAATGCCCTGGAAGTGCAGCTCAATGAGCAAGGCCGGCATACCTTTGTGCTCGATGGTGACAACTTGCGCACGGGGTTGTGCAACGACTTGGGCATGAGCGATGCGGCGCGCAAGGAAAACATCCGGCGCATTGGCGAAGTGGCGCGACTGATGGTTGACGCGGGATTGATCGTAATCGTCTCGGCGATTTCTCCGTTCAGCGCCGATCGTGCGACTGCCAAGGCACTGTTCGGCCCGGGGCAGTTTTTCGAGGTCTACATCAGCACGCCGTTTGACGTGTGCGCGCGGCGCGATCCCAAGGGGTTATACCGTGCGGCGCTGGATGGGCGCATCAAGGCCTTCACCGGGCTGGACAGCCCTTACGAAGCGCCGCTTGCAGCCGACTGCGAAGTCAACACCGATGAGGTCGAATTGGCCGACGCGGTGGACCATATCCTGGCCGCTTTGTTTAAAAAATGA
- the hldE gene encoding bifunctional D-glycero-beta-D-manno-heptose-7-phosphate kinase/D-glycero-beta-D-manno-heptose 1-phosphate adenylyltransferase HldE, with amino-acid sequence MKLSMPRFDQAPVLVVGDVMLDRYWHGGTSRISPEAPVPVVKVEQIEDRPGGAANVALNIAALGAPASLVGVTGDDEAADSLANSLRGAGVRALFQRIAHQPTIVKLRVMSRHQQLLRIDFEEPFATDALALSGQVDELLEGIKVLVLSDYGKGALKNHQVLIQAAKAKGIPVLADPKGKDFSIYRGASLITPNLSEFEAIVGGCADEHDLVTKGAALMADLDLGALLVTRGEHGMTLLRPGHPAMHLPARAREVFDVTGAGDTVISTLAASIAAGEELPHAVALANLAAGIVVGKLGTAAISAPELRRAIQRSEGSERGVLSIEQLLLAIDDARAHGESIVFTNGCFDILHAGHVTYLEQASAQGDRLIVAVNDDASVSRLKGPGRPINSVDRRMAVLAGLGAVDWVISFPEATPENLLAQVKPDVLVKGGDYSVDQVVGADIVSAYGGTVKVLGLVENSSTTAIVEKIRNNE; translated from the coding sequence ATGAAGTTGTCCATGCCGCGATTCGATCAAGCCCCTGTCTTGGTGGTCGGCGATGTCATGCTCGACCGTTACTGGCATGGCGGTACCTCACGGATTTCCCCTGAGGCGCCGGTACCGGTAGTCAAGGTCGAGCAAATCGAAGACCGCCCAGGCGGCGCTGCCAACGTTGCCCTTAATATTGCCGCCCTCGGCGCCCCGGCCTCCCTGGTGGGCGTGACCGGTGACGACGAAGCCGCCGACAGCCTGGCCAACAGCCTGCGCGGTGCTGGCGTGCGCGCGCTGTTCCAGCGCATTGCCCATCAGCCGACCATCGTCAAGCTGCGGGTCATGAGCCGTCACCAGCAATTGCTGCGTATTGATTTCGAAGAACCCTTCGCCACCGACGCCCTGGCCCTCAGTGGCCAGGTTGACGAGCTGCTCGAAGGCATCAAGGTGCTGGTGTTGTCGGACTACGGCAAAGGCGCCTTGAAGAACCACCAGGTATTGATCCAGGCCGCCAAGGCCAAAGGCATCCCGGTGCTGGCTGATCCCAAGGGCAAGGACTTTTCGATTTATCGTGGAGCCAGCCTGATCACGCCGAATCTCAGCGAGTTCGAAGCCATCGTCGGTGGTTGCGCCGACGAGCACGACCTGGTGACCAAGGGCGCAGCGCTGATGGCCGACCTCGACCTGGGCGCCTTGCTGGTGACCCGTGGCGAGCACGGCATGACCTTGCTGCGTCCGGGCCACCCGGCGATGCACCTGCCGGCGCGAGCGCGTGAAGTGTTCGACGTCACCGGCGCCGGCGACACCGTGATTTCCACCCTGGCCGCCTCGATTGCGGCCGGTGAAGAGCTACCGCATGCGGTGGCCCTGGCCAACCTGGCCGCGGGCATCGTGGTGGGCAAGTTGGGTACTGCTGCCATCAGCGCACCTGAATTGCGCCGTGCGATCCAGCGCTCCGAAGGCTCGGAGCGCGGCGTGCTGAGCATCGAGCAATTGCTGCTGGCGATTGACGATGCCCGTGCCCACGGCGAAAGCATTGTGTTCACCAACGGCTGCTTCGACATCTTGCACGCCGGTCATGTGACGTACCTTGAGCAGGCGAGCGCTCAAGGCGATCGCCTGATCGTTGCGGTCAACGACGACGCTTCGGTCAGCCGCCTGAAAGGCCCGGGGCGCCCGATCAACAGTGTCGACCGGCGCATGGCGGTGCTGGCAGGTCTGGGCGCAGTGGACTGGGTGATCAGCTTCCCTGAAGCGACCCCGGAAAACCTGCTGGCCCAGGTCAAGCCGGACGTGCTGGTCAAGGGTGGCGACTACTCCGTCGACCAGGTCGTGGGGGCGGATATCGTCAGCGCCTACGGCGGCACGGTCAAAGTGCTGGGCCTGGTTGAGAACAGCTCGACTACGGCTATCGTCGAGAAGATCCGCAACAATGAGTAA
- a CDS encoding aldo/keto reductase: protein MSLPTLHDLHRPLGSTGLLVSPLGLGTVKLGRDQGVKYPSGFQIPGDDEARMLLRQARELGINLIDTAPAYGMSEERLGPLLRDQRKDWVIVSKVGEEFENGASSHDFSAAHTRMSIERSLKRLETDFIDLVLVHSDGNDLHILNDCEVYQTLAELKKEGKIRGFGFSGKTVEGGVKALEQGDCAMVTYNLNEQAEKAVIEYAAAHGKGILVKKALASGHVCLAPGVDPIRASFTLLFAQTGVASAIVGTINPLHLAHNVATAAQVIRQL from the coding sequence ATGAGCCTGCCAACCCTGCATGACCTGCATCGCCCCTTGGGCAGCACCGGCCTGCTGGTCTCGCCGCTGGGCCTGGGCACCGTCAAGCTGGGTCGCGATCAAGGGGTGAAATACCCCAGCGGTTTCCAGATTCCCGGTGACGACGAGGCCCGTATGCTGTTGCGTCAGGCCCGTGAACTGGGCATCAACCTGATCGATACCGCACCGGCTTATGGCATGAGTGAAGAACGCCTGGGGCCGCTGCTGCGGGATCAGCGCAAGGACTGGGTGATTGTCAGCAAGGTCGGTGAAGAATTCGAGAATGGCGCGTCCAGCCACGACTTCAGCGCGGCTCATACGCGGATGTCAATCGAGCGCAGCCTGAAACGACTTGAAACTGATTTTATCGACTTGGTACTCGTGCATTCCGACGGTAATGACCTGCATATCCTCAACGACTGTGAGGTCTACCAGACCCTGGCCGAGCTGAAAAAGGAAGGCAAGATTCGCGGCTTCGGGTTTTCCGGCAAAACCGTCGAAGGCGGTGTAAAGGCTCTGGAACAGGGCGATTGCGCGATGGTCACCTACAATTTGAACGAACAGGCCGAGAAAGCCGTCATTGAGTATGCGGCGGCACACGGCAAGGGCATATTGGTGAAAAAGGCCCTGGCCAGCGGCCACGTATGCCTTGCGCCAGGAGTGGATCCAATTCGCGCCAGTTTCACATTGTTGTTTGCGCAAACCGGCGTCGCCAGTGCTATTGTCGGGACCATTAATCCGCTGCACTTGGCCCATAACGTGGCGACCGCTGCCCAAGTCATTCGTCAACTCTGA
- a CDS encoding metal ABC transporter ATPase, translating to MPRTLIRKNPSNFKTLPLHVEATPEGLSYQSVGMPLNFAQTLQRRKPVEVADPERFALELANLGVSVRLTLHWQNRDYWVLVRQRRQDRGDVVLKLISGYVPAHELNLPLHTAIQEIAEECLLETPEGWLSGRFNDTWLPAPYSAALHYREALPFRLSPLSGAARPVRCATTQLIERPRAYVHLPTASLQLIYDLRLEVPKEAKSLSLFHVDERLEGDQLVARLDRQRPDLYLMPLKDGQPLAELYTVKKDQLYPASTRGLYLAESFAQQEGWVVREERIRWKDWLRQQGLAVPEKESKLKRLAKRVLRKIVPKKKAKA from the coding sequence ATGCCGCGTACGCTCATAAGAAAAAACCCCAGCAACTTCAAAACACTGCCGCTGCACGTCGAAGCCACCCCCGAAGGCCTGAGCTACCAGAGCGTCGGCATGCCGCTCAACTTTGCCCAGACCCTGCAGCGGCGCAAGCCGGTGGAGGTGGCAGACCCCGAGCGCTTCGCCCTGGAACTGGCCAACCTGGGGGTTTCGGTACGCCTGACCCTGCATTGGCAGAACCGCGATTACTGGGTGCTGGTACGCCAACGCCGGCAGGACCGTGGCGATGTGGTGCTCAAGCTGATTTCCGGCTACGTGCCCGCCCATGAACTGAACCTGCCGCTGCACACTGCCATCCAGGAAATTGCTGAAGAGTGCCTGCTGGAGACGCCGGAGGGTTGGCTCAGCGGGCGCTTCAATGACACCTGGCTGCCGGCGCCCTACTCCGCCGCGCTGCATTACCGCGAAGCGCTGCCGTTTCGCCTGAGCCCCTTGTCCGGTGCTGCCCGCCCGGTGCGTTGTGCCACAACCCAGTTGATCGAGCGCCCGCGCGCCTACGTGCACTTGCCCACCGCATCGCTGCAATTGATTTACGACCTGCGCCTGGAAGTGCCCAAGGAAGCCAAATCCCTGAGCCTGTTCCATGTGGACGAGCGCCTGGAAGGTGATCAACTGGTCGCGCGCCTGGACCGCCAGCGGCCAGACCTGTACCTGATGCCCCTCAAAGACGGCCAACCCCTGGCCGAGCTGTACACCGTCAAGAAGGACCAGCTGTATCCAGCGAGCACGCGGGGTTTGTACCTCGCAGAAAGCTTCGCCCAGCAGGAAGGCTGGGTGGTGCGTGAGGAGCGGATTCGCTGGAAGGATTGGCTGCGCCAGCAAGGGCTCGCGGTGCCGGAGAAAGAATCGAAATTGAAGCGCCTGGCAAAGCGGGTGCTGCGCAAAATCGTGCCGAAGAAAAAAGCCAAGGCTTAA